Proteins encoded by one window of Anaerobacillus sp. CMMVII:
- a CDS encoding rhamnogalacturonan acetylesterase, with amino-acid sequence MVRQHFIFGIENPDYTVINSNTRYNQVKGYGLEYGTFNDDIKSTSFRANVNAGEDYLICVKVNRNCTIENPLFINDVEISKEWLQEEDSSMISFRFAAIESSLYFEIPLVFEDLCELSLSPIPKRTASKNPSIYLISDSTVKTYGLDQSPMAGWGQVIHRFFNREIKVDNRAMGGRSTKLAYKEGRLNDLLVDIKPGDYMFIQFAHNDMAQGKPERYVTIEQYKDYLNNKYIKGALQRGGTPVCLTSMNRRTFDNETKTFVDSFPTYTQAMREVANENKLTLLDLNQRSLAFYNSLGLNNTDPLFMQLRPGEHSNYLDGLDDNTHFREAGAKQMARMVIEEINHKLPALSSYTLNPQSVLNEVFADTMNYWARDQVELMARLGIMAEEPDGFFHPEADITVGTFFKALGKITDHPDLNSFKLTIDNFLDLHTASSVISQLGYADVSVQFLLRNSEEHDYRLTKGEVAAILYKLYFHIKIKEHTLPLEGY; translated from the coding sequence ATGGTGAGACAACATTTTATTTTTGGAATTGAAAATCCAGACTATACAGTGATAAACAGTAACACAAGATATAACCAAGTAAAAGGCTATGGTTTAGAGTATGGAACTTTCAATGATGATATAAAATCAACCTCCTTTCGCGCAAATGTTAATGCTGGAGAAGATTATCTAATTTGTGTAAAAGTGAATCGTAATTGTACAATTGAAAATCCTTTATTCATAAATGACGTAGAAATCAGTAAAGAATGGCTACAGGAAGAAGATAGTAGCATGATAAGTTTCAGGTTTGCAGCAATCGAGAGTAGTCTATACTTTGAAATTCCTTTAGTATTTGAAGACCTATGTGAGCTTTCTCTTTCTCCAATACCAAAACGTACTGCAAGTAAAAATCCTAGTATCTACTTGATTAGTGATTCTACGGTAAAAACATACGGTCTTGATCAATCACCTATGGCAGGATGGGGCCAAGTTATTCATCGTTTTTTTAATCGAGAAATTAAGGTTGATAACCGTGCAATGGGTGGGAGAAGTACAAAACTTGCCTATAAGGAAGGCAGATTGAATGATTTATTAGTAGATATAAAACCTGGTGACTACATGTTTATCCAATTTGCTCATAACGACATGGCTCAAGGAAAACCGGAACGATATGTTACCATCGAACAATACAAGGATTATTTAAACAATAAATATATTAAAGGTGCGCTTCAGCGTGGCGGGACTCCTGTATGCCTTACATCTATGAACAGAAGAACATTTGATAATGAAACCAAAACATTTGTTGATTCTTTCCCTACCTATACTCAGGCAATGAGAGAGGTAGCAAACGAAAATAAGCTTACTCTGCTTGATTTAAATCAAAGAAGTTTGGCCTTTTATAACTCCCTTGGACTAAATAATACAGACCCGCTTTTCATGCAACTACGTCCAGGAGAACACTCTAATTATCTAGATGGCCTAGACGACAATACTCACTTTCGAGAAGCTGGCGCTAAACAAATGGCACGAATGGTGATCGAAGAAATCAATCATAAACTACCAGCATTAAGTTCCTATACTTTAAATCCTCAAAGCGTTTTAAATGAGGTCTTTGCTGATACAATGAATTATTGGGCACGTGATCAGGTTGAATTAATGGCCCGCTTAGGAATTATGGCAGAAGAACCGGACGGTTTCTTTCATCCAGAAGCTGACATTACGGTAGGAACTTTTTTTAAGGCTCTTGGAAAAATAACTGACCATCCTGATCTTAACTCTTTCAAGCTTACAATTGATAATTTCTTAGACTTACATACTGCAAGTTCAGTTATTTCCCAGCTCGGTTACGCAGATGTTAGTGTTCAATTTCTTCTAAGAAATAGTGAAGAACATGATTATAGATTAACCAAGGGGGAAGTAGCGGCTATTCTGTATAAGCTTTATTTCCATATCAAAATTAAGGAGCATACCCTGCCTCTCGAGGGGTACTAG
- a CDS encoding DUF2283 domain-containing protein, producing MMTNINAEFITYDKETETGYIFFAEPKKFEFYTETLPESEQIILDLGKEVPIVGIELDGAAAKKISELPIEQRCFLKETDGQGHSYYSFKLEDKPVRQTVTYERIVDVKFLFADDDCLDFIGVEVYSDNPNYIFNQSSKNDKSKGMFKKILNRFAK from the coding sequence ATGATGACTAACATAAATGCAGAGTTCATTACATATGACAAAGAGACAGAAACTGGTTATATTTTTTTTGCAGAGCCGAAAAAATTTGAGTTTTATACAGAAACTTTGCCAGAAAGTGAGCAGATCATTCTTGATTTAGGAAAAGAAGTTCCGATCGTTGGAATTGAGCTTGATGGTGCAGCAGCAAAGAAAATATCTGAATTGCCGATTGAACAGAGATGCTTTTTAAAAGAAACAGATGGTCAAGGACATAGCTACTACTCGTTTAAACTGGAAGACAAACCTGTGAGGCAAACGGTCACTTACGAACGGATTGTTGATGTGAAATTTCTTTTTGCAGATGATGATTGTTTAGATTTTATCGGAGTTGAAGTTTATAGTGACAATCCAAACTATATTTTTAATCAGTCTTCTAAAAATGATAAGTCAAAAGGAATGTTTAAAAAAATTTTAAACCGATTTGCAAAATAA
- a CDS encoding inorganic phosphate transporter produces the protein MQIFSTFEHSTYLELAITSLEKVGIKKQQILAVPLTNRVEERRLFDTLHRADGVSLFDKGAAIGTAFSVIGASVGFVLEWGPIYWGLIGAAGGFVIGFLIDYFIFKVIHKRKRELKGKKSEVVVVIDCSDELVEKVEKVLWDHLALGVAKVEE, from the coding sequence TTGCAGATTTTTTCAACCTTTGAGCATTCAACTTATCTTGAATTAGCAATTACGTCATTAGAAAAAGTAGGGATAAAAAAGCAACAGATTCTTGCCGTTCCGCTTACGAATCGAGTTGAAGAGAGAAGACTATTTGATACGCTTCATCGTGCAGATGGTGTAAGCCTATTTGATAAGGGGGCAGCGATTGGAACTGCGTTCTCTGTTATTGGCGCAAGTGTCGGTTTTGTCTTGGAATGGGGCCCGATATATTGGGGATTAATAGGTGCAGCCGGAGGATTTGTCATTGGCTTTCTCATCGATTATTTTATCTTTAAAGTCATACACAAAAGAAAACGGGAACTCAAAGGTAAGAAGTCTGAAGTAGTAGTCGTTATTGATTGCTCTGATGAATTGGTCGAAAAAGTAGAAAAGGTATTATGGGATCACCTAGCACTAGGAGTTGCTAAGGTAGAGGAGTAG
- a CDS encoding maltose acetyltransferase domain-containing protein: MRTEKEKMLNGELYQAGDPELVRDRVNARRLTRLYNDSIETDDQKRTELLKELFGSTGENLFIEPAFRCDYGYNIHVGENFFANFDCVFLDVCDIRIGDNCFIAPAVHIYTATHPLNAVERISGAEYGIPVTIGDNVWIGGKALINPGVTIGNNVVVASGAVVTKGVPDNVVVGGNPARIIKEIEN; the protein is encoded by the coding sequence ATGAGAACTGAAAAAGAGAAAATGCTGAACGGCGAACTTTATCAAGCAGGTGATCCTGAATTAGTGAGAGATAGAGTTAATGCTCGAAGACTTACTAGACTTTACAATGATTCAATTGAAACAGATGATCAAAAAAGAACGGAATTGTTAAAGGAACTGTTCGGTTCCACAGGTGAAAATCTCTTCATCGAACCCGCGTTTCGTTGTGATTATGGGTATAACATTCATGTTGGTGAGAATTTCTTTGCGAACTTTGATTGTGTTTTTTTGGATGTTTGTGACATTCGAATTGGTGATAACTGTTTCATTGCTCCCGCTGTTCACATCTATACTGCGACTCATCCGCTCAATGCTGTTGAAAGAATATCTGGTGCGGAATACGGCATACCGGTTACGATTGGTGACAATGTTTGGATTGGCGGAAAAGCGCTTATCAACCCTGGCGTGACGATCGGCAACAATGTAGTCGTTGCTTCAGGCGCAGTCGTAACCAAAGGTGTTCCAGACAATGTGGTCGTCGGTGGCAATCCCGCCAGGATCATTAAGGAAATTGAGAATTAA
- a CDS encoding 5'-nucleotidase C-terminal domain-containing protein encodes MRKILMNAFMLLFIFSLIGCNGVNQGAQNPQQGYGYQERNVTDSDTAHLQPFNNTHTANRQQGRTGSLHNRNRQRDQGELFGQNRNDQDWETEQGQLRGQNRNNQDRWNEQGQSSNEHGHIDRRPTQEKKGKKPAANPRFKQIQLLGINDLHGQLNVTRRVNNRPVGRVDYLAAYLKQRAADNKNTLFVHAGDMIGASPPISALLRDEPTIEFLNKMNFDIGAVGNHEFDRGVDELLRIDAGGFHEETGEFGGSDFTWLAANVITEETGTPILPPYKVVKVDGMDIGFIGVVTTDTPNIVIPSGVAGLKFIDEVEAINKAVAELKNRKVRAIIVLAHNPGSSNMNGQQATGNLVRIANEVDDEVDIIYGGHNHAYMNALVDDKLLIQSYSFATAFSDVDIEIDPRTKDIVTKNAEIVNVFQEDIDPDPEYTEWVAQYEQQVEAIVQRVVGTAETRLRTQQNEHGESALGNLIADAQRQAMNADFAFMNPGGIRADINMGEVTWGSVYTVQPFNNMLVKMTLTGQQIRTALNQQWQPNTTRMLQISGLSYMWDALQPPGQKVLSISLPDGSELDPDQTYTVVVNSFLAGGGDSFTVFRDGTNRETGPVDLDALVDYIKSLPQPFNATIEDRIQKVQY; translated from the coding sequence GTGAGAAAAATTCTTATGAATGCGTTTATGTTGCTCTTCATATTTTCTTTAATTGGGTGCAACGGCGTAAACCAGGGGGCACAAAATCCTCAGCAAGGGTATGGGTATCAGGAGAGAAATGTGACTGACTCTGATACGGCTCACTTGCAACCATTCAACAACACCCATACGGCCAATCGCCAACAAGGGAGAACTGGCAGTCTACATAATCGCAACCGCCAAAGAGACCAAGGAGAATTATTTGGCCAAAATAGAAACGATCAAGATTGGGAGACTGAACAGGGCCAATTACGCGGACAAAATAGAAACAATCAAGACCGCTGGAACGAACAAGGGCAATCGTCTAATGAACATGGCCATATCGACAGACGCCCAACACAAGAAAAGAAAGGGAAGAAGCCAGCGGCTAATCCACGCTTTAAACAAATTCAACTTTTAGGGATTAACGACCTTCACGGACAATTAAACGTCACCCGTCGAGTCAATAACAGACCTGTTGGACGTGTCGATTATTTAGCAGCCTATTTAAAACAGCGGGCAGCTGATAATAAAAACACATTATTTGTTCATGCGGGTGATATGATTGGCGCAAGTCCGCCTATTTCAGCGTTATTACGAGATGAACCAACGATTGAATTTTTAAACAAAATGAATTTTGATATAGGAGCGGTAGGAAATCATGAGTTTGATCGTGGCGTAGATGAACTACTGCGGATCGACGCTGGTGGTTTCCATGAAGAAACTGGCGAATTCGGTGGTTCAGATTTCACATGGCTTGCAGCTAATGTCATAACTGAAGAAACAGGTACGCCAATTTTACCACCATATAAAGTGGTAAAAGTTGATGGCATGGACATTGGTTTTATTGGAGTAGTAACAACCGATACACCGAATATTGTTATCCCGAGTGGTGTTGCTGGACTAAAATTTATCGATGAAGTAGAAGCGATTAACAAAGCAGTTGCTGAGCTAAAGAATAGGAAAGTAAGAGCAATTATTGTTCTGGCTCATAATCCAGGTAGTTCAAATATGAATGGCCAACAAGCTACAGGTAATTTAGTGAGAATTGCCAATGAAGTGGATGATGAGGTCGATATCATTTATGGTGGTCATAACCATGCGTATATGAACGCACTAGTTGATGACAAGCTCCTAATTCAATCATATTCATTTGCAACAGCCTTCTCGGATGTCGATATCGAAATTGATCCTCGAACAAAGGATATTGTTACGAAAAATGCTGAAATTGTCAATGTGTTCCAAGAAGATATTGACCCAGATCCAGAATATACAGAGTGGGTTGCGCAATACGAACAACAAGTCGAAGCTATTGTCCAACGTGTCGTTGGAACAGCAGAGACTAGACTACGAACACAACAAAATGAACATGGCGAATCTGCTTTAGGAAACCTCATTGCCGACGCACAGCGGCAAGCGATGAATGCTGATTTTGCGTTTATGAATCCTGGAGGAATTCGAGCAGACATCAATATGGGAGAAGTTACATGGGGTAGCGTGTATACCGTTCAACCTTTTAATAATATGCTTGTAAAAATGACATTAACGGGGCAGCAAATTCGTACTGCTCTTAATCAGCAATGGCAACCGAATACGACAAGGATGCTCCAAATTTCAGGATTATCCTATATGTGGGATGCTCTTCAACCCCCAGGTCAAAAGGTGTTAAGTATTTCTTTACCAGACGGATCAGAACTAGATCCTGATCAAACTTACACTGTTGTTGTGAATAGTTTTCTTGCTGGTGGAGGAGATAGCTTTACAGTTTTTCGTGATGGCACAAATCGAGAAACAGGTCCTGTTGATTTAGATGCGCTTGTCGATTACATCAAATCATTACCACAACCATTTAACGCAACCATTGAGGACCGTATCCAAAAGGTACAATATTAA